The genomic window TTGGCCAGAGCTAAGAGAACTTAAAAAAAAGGATTTAGCAGCTGCGAGAGACCGATTAATTGAAAAAATGGCAGAGTATCAAGGGTATTCTGGATATAGAGTCATAGTCGTTTTTGACGCTCATTATGTAAAGGGTACCGAAAAGAAATTTAAGGATTCAAAGGTTGAAGTTATTTTTACACGGACAAATGAGACGGCTGATGAAAGAATTGAGAAGCTTGCCATCAGCCTAAGCAATATCAAAACCCAAGTTCATGTTGCAACCTCCGACTATACAGAGCAATGGGCGATTTTTGGACAAGGTGCACTGCGAAAGTCTTCGAGAGAATTATTAAATGAAATGAATACGATTGAAAGTAAAATAGAAAAAAAGGTGAAGAAGATTCAGGAAAAACAGCCATTCTCTAGAATTCCGCTTAGCAAGGAAATGGCAGAAATTTTTGAAAAGTGGCGCAGAGGAGACCAATGAGTGGTTGACGCTGGAAAAATTCTTACTGTATAATATTTCTATCTATGCTTGGTACGGTCGGGGGGATCTTAGTGGATACTGACTTGAAAACAATCGATGAGAATAATTTAGGGTATACGCAGCTTGAAGATGAAGAATTGATTGATTTAGTGCATAAAGGCGAGAGTGAAGCGTTAGATTATCTGATTCATAAGTATCGCAATTTTGTGCGTGCCAAAGCAAGGTCATATTTTTTAATTGGCGCAGATAAGGAAGATATTGTTCAAGAAGGAATGATTGGTTTATACAAGGCTATTCGTGATTTTAAAGAGGACAAGCTATCTTCGTTTAAAGCGTTTGCAGAGCTGTGCATTACTAGACAAATTATTACAGCTATTAAAACCGCCACAAGGCAGAAGCATATTCCGCTGAACTCATACGTGTCATTGGACAAGCCGATTTATGATGAGGAGTCAGATCGGACGTTAATGGACGTTATTTCGGGTGCAAAGGTAATGGATCCAGAGGAATTAATTATTAATCAGGAAGAGTTTGATCATATAGAGGTCAAAATGTCCGAATTGCTCAGTGATCTTGAAAGAAAAGTACTTTCCCTTTATTTGGATGGACAATCTTATCAAGAGATTTCTGAAGAATTAAACCGTCATGTGAAGTCAATCGATAACGCTCTGCAAAGGGTGAAACGAAAGCTTGAGCGGTATTTGGAGATACGAGAAATTACTTTATAGAGCGGGTGAGAACAAGCAGATCACTCTTTCTTTCGCTTTCCCTGTTATTGACATCGTTTATGGTCCGTGATAAAGTTTTAAGGACGTAATTGTATTTTAGTAGGTGGAATGATGAGAAAAAAAGTAGTACTAGCTTGTAAAGAGTGCGGGTCCAGAAATTATTCAACGATGAATAATAAAGACTCCGAGCGCCTGGAGCTTAAGAAGTATTGCAAAACATGCAGCAATCATACTATTCATAGAGAGACAAAGTAAGGTTATTATATACGAATTTTATATATGTATTTTTCTAAATTTCATAAACTCTTATTCACTAGAATAATCGTAATTTGATTATTTAGTTTGGTTAAATACATTATGAAATTTACTTAGATTATAAGTAAGTTGGGGGTTACAATATGCAGCGCATCTTGAATTTTTTCCGCGATATTGGACGTGAAATGAAAAAGGTTAGTTGGCCAAAGCGAAAAGAAATGACTGGCTATACTGTAACAGTCCTAGCCACTGTTGCGTTTTTTGCAGTGTTCTTCGCTGTGGTTGACTTAGGTATTTCTGAATTGATTCGATTAATTCTTGAATAACCCCTGTATATCCATGGTATAATGGTGAATAGCACAGGAAACATCTGCAAAGCCCGGTAACGGGTTTTTTATTTGGTTAAAAATATGTTTTCAAATCGTAAAAAGGGAAACATTCTTCAAGTTTTAGTCAGTTTTTTACGAAAATAGTCAAAACTATTTTAATGATACAGGGAGGGAAGGACGATTTAGTCCCCTTGAATGGAAAAGAATTGGTATGTTGTTCATACGTACTCGGGTTATGAAAATAAAGTAAAGGCAAACCTGGAGAAACGTGTAGAATCTATGGGAATGCAAGATAAAATCTTTCGGGTTATTGTGCCGGAAGAAGAAGAAACTGATTTCAAAAACGGCAAAAAGAAAGTAGTAAAGCGTAAAGTTTTCCCAGGATATGTGCTCGTAGAAATTGTGATGACAGATGACTCATGGTATGTAGTTCGGAATACACCAGGTGTTACGGGCTTTGTCGGGTCAGCTGGTCACGGCTCTAAGCCGACACCGCTATTGCCTGAAGAAGTTAATGTAATCTTGAAGCGTATGGGTGTTGAAGAAAGACGAGTAGAAATTAACTTTGAAATAGGAGAAATGGTCCAAGTGAAAGAGGGGCCATTCGCCAACTTTACAGGATCAATTGAAGATATTGACAGAGACAAAGCGAAAATTAAAGTCCTTGTTAATATGTTTGGCCGGGATACACCGGTTGAACTAGATTTTTCTCAAATTGAGAAACTATAACGAAATGCGGAGAGCGCCCGGTTAAAGGAACGCAGACTAAGAGCGCCACGTCCTGTGGCAACGTCTGCATGACCCGCATCCTGCAGGCCTCAAGCATTAGACGAGCCTGCATGAAGGTTGTACTTTAATCTTCTTGCCGGATTGGCTTATGACCTCGATCCGATGGCGCTCAGAGCTAGACAGCTCTCTAACTTCAAAAAGGTATCCTTTCTATTTTTACAAAAAAACTTGAAATTAGCTTTGAAAAGTGGTAATATTTCAAAGGTCAGTATGTCTCAGGTTCAGAGACCGGACTATTGTTTGTTCTTTATCTTGATATAAAGACTATAAGTTGAGTGGGAGGGGACCCTAACAGTCACTAAGGCCCCAATTACCACATCACGGACTTTAAGGAGGTGTGTCTCGTGGCTAAAAAAGTAATCAAAATTGTAAAATTACAAATTCCAGCAGGTAAAGCTAACCCTGCACCGCCAGTTGGACCTGCACTAGGTCAAGCGGGTGTTAATATCATGGGATTCTGTAAGGAGTTTAACGCACGTACAGCTGAACAAGCTGGCCTAATCATTCCTGTTGAAATTACGGTTTTTGAAGACCGTTCATTTACATTTATTACGAAAACTCCTCCTGCTGCCGTTCTTTTAAAAGTAGCAGCTGGAATCCAGTCTGGTTCTGGTGAACCAAACCGTAATAAAGTAGCAACAGTCAAGCGTGACAAGGTACGCGAGATTGCTGAAACAAAAATGCCTGACCTAAACGCTGCTAGCGTAGAAGCTGCAATGCTTATGGTTGAAGGTACTGCACGCAGCATGGGTATCGTTATCGAAGATTAATCCATGCTTAAAGTATTAGGCAGTTCAATGGGGTTGCGTTGCTGAGCTTAGTTTCACACGCAACCTTTGTTCTGTCTAAGACTTTTGTTTTTCTAAGTGGGAGGATATTCCGCTAAAACCACAATTTTAGGAGGAAATAAAAATGGCTAAAAAAGGCAAAAAGTTTTTAGAAGCTGCAAAGCTTGTAGACCGTATGAAGGCTTATCCAATCGAAGAAGCAATTGATCTTGCAAAGAAAACAAACTTTACTAAGTTTGATGCGACTGTAGAAGTTGCTTTCCGTTTAGGGATTGACCCTAAGAAAGCTGACCAGAATATTCGTGGAGCAGTTGTGCTTCCAAACGGTACTGGTAAAACTCAACGCGTTTTAGTATTCGCAAAGGGTGAAAAAGCGAAGGAAGCAGAAGCTGCTGGAGCGGATTATGTTGGCGATGCAGACTACATCAACAAAATCAGCCAAGGCTGGTTCGAATTTGATGTAATCGTTGCGACACCTGACATGATGGGTGAAGTTGGTAAGCTTGGTCGTGTATTAGGACCAAAAGGCTTAATGCCAAATCCTAAAACTGGTACAGTTACATTTGATGTGGAGAAGGCTGTTAACGAAATTAAAGCAGGTAAAGTAGAATACCGCACTGATAAAGCTGGTAACATCCACGTTCCTATCGGTAAAGTTTCTTTCGAAAACGAAAAGCTTATCGAAAACTTCAACACAATTTTCGAAACAATGCTTAAAGTTAAACCATCTGCTGCAAAAGGTACTTACATGAAGAACGTATCTGTTACTTCAACAATGGGACCTGGCGTTAAAGTAGATCCTTCAACTGTTACAGTTAAGTAATTATTGGAAATAAACTTATAAGATTGACAAACAAAACTACATTTAGTAATATGTATTTTGTTGTTAAAATATATTACCATTTGTACCGTAGACAGCAGGTGCTTCTTGCTTAATATCCTGCCGAGGTCATACGATAGATTATTGTTTTCCCTATTGTATACTCCCTCCATGTCTGCTTGATGTGGAGGTTTTTTATTGAACGGTATAAGTGCAGAAATTTCTACAGGAGGTGTAAAGATGAGCAGCGCTATCGAACAAAAGAAACAAACTGTCGAAGAAATTGCTGACAAACTAAAGGCTAGTGTATCAACAGTTGTTGTTGACTACCGCGGTCTAACTGTTGCTCAAGTAACTGAACTTCGTAAACAGCTTCGTGAAGCTGGTGTTGAATTCAAAGTATACAAAAATACTTTAACACGCCGTGCTGCAGAAGTTGCTGAACTAACTGCTTTAAACGAAGTATTAACTGGTCCGAATGCTGTTGCATTCAGTAGTGAAGATGTAATTGCTCCAGCAAAAATCATCAATGATTTTGCTAAAAAGAATGACGCACTTGAAATTAAAGCTGGTGTCATTGAAGGAAACGTTGCAACTGCAGAAGAAATTAAGGCTCTTGCAGAACTACCATCTCGCGAAGGCTTACTATCTATGCTACTCAGCGTGCTTCAAGCACCTATCCGCAATCTTGCTCTTGCTGCAAAAGCTGTTGCAGATCAAAAAGAAGAACAAGGCGCGTAAGTTGAATTTTTTAACGATTAATACATCGGTTTAAACCAAATATAAGGAGGAAACATTATCATGACTAAAGAACAAATCATTGAAGCAGTAAAATCTATGACTGTTTTAGAATTAAACGACTTAGTAAAAGCTATTGAAGAAGAATTTGGTGTAACTGCTGCGGCTCCTGTAGCTGTTATGGGTGGCGCTGCTGGTGCTGCTGTTGAAGAAAAAACTGATTTTGATGTAATCCTTGCTTCTGCAGGCGATCAAAAAATCAAAGTTATCAAAGTTGTTCGTGAAATCACAGGTCTTGGACTTAAAGAAGCAAAAGAACTTGTTGACAACACTCCTAAAGCAATCAAAGAAGGCGCTTCTAAAGAAGAAGCTGAAGAAATCAAAGCTAAACTTGAAGAAGTTGGAGCTGGCGTTGAAGTTAAGTAATATAAAAAGAAAAAAGCCCGCTGTATAGCGGGCTTTTTTTAACCTCTCATTATTTCTGCAACCAAGTCCCCATTGGAGGTGATGATATCATGTCAGAACATTATTATTCCAAAACGCAAAGTACAGAAAGCAATCCTAAATATTGGAACTTTACTTTAAAGGGTCATCCATTCCGTTTTAAGACAGATAATGGAGTATTCTCAAAAAGTGAAGTTGACTTTGGATCAAGGCTGCTAATTGAAACGTTTGAACAGCCAGCAATTGAAGGAAACATTTTGGATGTTGGCTGCGGATACGGACCGATTGGACTTTCAGCAGCAAAGCTAATGGAAGACCGGCTTGTCCACATGGTAGATGTCAATTCAAGGGCGTTAGCTCTCGCGCGTGAAAACGCAGAGTTAAATAAAGTTAAAAATGTATGTATTTATGAAAGTGATCGACTTGAAAATGTAAAGGATGACAAATTTGCGGCAATATTAACGAATCCTCCAATTCGGGCGGGCAAAAAAGTTGTCCAAGATATTTTTGAGCAAAGCTATCAAAAATTACAGAAAGGCGGAGACCTCTGGGTAGTGATACAGAAAAAACAGGGAGCCCCGTCAGCAATTGAAAAGCTATCAGAATTTTTTAGTGAAGTAGAAACGGTAGAAAAGAAAAAAGGCTATTATATTTTGCGGGCAAAAAAAGATTGACTTGACTTTTTGCGTATGTTAGCATTATATAATGCCAACATAATATATTCCGATTATTTACTAAAATGCACAAAAGTTGTATAAATTTGGTTCTTAATGGGAAAGATAACAAAATAATTGTCGTAATGTGAAAATGTGGTTTTTTGAACTAAAAACCCTTTTTCTTTTTGTCTTGGCTGAATTAGTGATTGTTGTTGATTTAGCCATATGTGCGCATGTGACCGGTTCAATTCGGGACGAAAACATTCGAAATCATGTGCGTAATGGCGATTTGTAAGTCAACAAAATTAATTAATATAGCTTTTGTCTTAAGATAGGACAGTTGTTCTATTTGAGAATATTATTGCCATTAAGCTTGATTTGAGGGGTGAATCAGTTGATAGGTCAACTTGTTCAGTATGGACGACACCGCCAACGTAGGAGTTACGCGCGAATCAGTGAAGTTTTAGAATTACCAAATCTAATCGAAATCCAAACCTCTTCTTATCAATGGTTTCTTGATGAGGGTTTACGTGAAATGTTCCAGGACATTTCGCCGATTGAAGACTTTACTGGTAATTTATCGCTTGAATTTATTGATTACAGCCTTGGCGATCCAAAGTATTCCGTTGAGGAATCGAAAGAACGAGATGTTACATACTCTGCACCATTACGTGTAAAGGTACGTCTTGTAAACAAAGAAACAGGCGAAGTTAAAGACCAGGATGTCTTTATGGGTGACTTCCCGCTTATGACTGAAACAGGTACATTCGTGATCAATGGAGCGGAACGTGTAATCGTTTCTCAATTAGTTCGTTCACCGAGTGTATACTATAGTGGAAAATTAGATAAAAACGGGAAAAAAGGCTTTACGGCAACTGTAATCCCGAACCGCGGCGCTTGGCTTGAGTATGAAACAGATGCCAAGGATGTCGTGTACGTTAGAATAGATCGTACTCGGAAACTGCCCGTTACGGTTCTTTTGCGTGCCCTTGGGTTCGGTTCTGATCAAGAAATCATTGATTTGATTGGAGACAATGAATACATTCGCAACACGTTAGAGAAAGACAATACAGAAGGTACAGATAAGGCGTTATTAGAAATTTACGAACGCCTCCGTCCTGGTGAACCTCCAACTGTAGACAATGCGAAAAGCTTATTAGTTTCAAGGTTTTTTGACCCTAAGCGTTATGATTTAGCAAACGTAGGAAGATACAAAATTAATAAAAAGCTTCATATTAAAAATAGATTGTTCGGACAAAAATTAGCTGAAACGCTAGTAGATCCGGAAACAGGTGAAATTATTGCTGAAAAAGGGGTAACTCTTGATAGGCGTACACTTGATCGCATTCTGCCAAACCTTGAGAAGAACATCGGCTTCAAGACTGTCAGCCTTGTAGGTGGAGTTTTAGAAGAGGATATTACACTTCAGTCTATTAAAATTTATGCGCCTAATGAAGATGGCGATAAGGCTATTAATGTAATTGGGAATGCGTATGTGGAAGAGGCTGTTAAGAATATTTCGCCATCGGATATTATTGCTTCTATCAGCTACTTCTTTAACCTACTGCACTCTGTGGGAGATACTGACGATATTGACCATCTTGGAAATCGCCGTCTGCGCTCTGTTGGTGAGCTCTTGCAAAACCAATTCCGTATTGGCCTTTCCAGAATGGAACGCGTTGTTCGTGAAAGAATGTCCATTCAGGACACAAACACAATCACTCCGCAGCAATTAATCAATATTCGCCCTGTGATTGCATCTATTAAAGAGTTCTTTGGAAGTTCACAGCTATCTCAATTCATGGATCAAACGAATCCTCTTGCAGAATTAACACATAAACGTCGTTTATCTGCATTGGGACCTGGTGGATTAACGCGTGAACGTGCTGGTTTTGAAGTGCGTGACGTTCACTATTCCCACTATGGCCGTATGTGTCCGATTGAGACTCCTGAGGGACCAAATATTGGACTAATTAACTCATTATCATCCTTTGCGAAGGTAAATCGATTCGGATTTATCGAAACACCTTATCGCCGTGTTGACCCTGAAACGGGCAAAGTAACAGACCGTATTGACTACTTAACGGCTGATGAAGAGGATAACTATGTAGTGGCTCAGGCAAATGTGCTTCTTGCTGATGACGGCTCCTTCCTTGAAGAGGAAGTTGTTGCCCGTTTCAAAGGTGAAAACACAGTTGTCCCTCGTGATCGAGTTGACTACATGGACGTTTCACCGAAGCAGGTTGTATCCGCCGCGACTGCGTGTATACCGTTCCTTGAAAATGATGACTCCAACCGTGCGCTAATGGGTGCAAATATGCAGCGTCAAGCTGTACCATTGATGCAGCCGGAAGCTCCAAGAGTGGGTACAGGGATGGAATATGTATCAGGAAAAGATTCGGGTGCTGCAGTTATTTGTAAGCATGAAGGAATCGTTGAACATGTTGAAGCCCGTGAAGTATGGGTTCGCAGAATTGTTAATGTAGATGGCCAAGAAGTAAAAGGCGATCTTGATAAATATAGAATGCTGAAATTCATCCGTTCTAACCAAGGAACTTGCTACAACCAACGCCCAATTGTTGCTGTAGGCAACCGTGTTACAAAGGGTGAAATTTTAGCAGATGGTCCATCTATGGAGCTTGGAGAACTAGCGCTTGGACGTAATGTTCTAGTTGCCTTCATGACGTGGGATGGATATAACTATGAGGATGCTATCATCATGAGTGAGCGTCTCGTGAAAGATGATGTTTATACCTCTATCCATATTGAAGAGTATGAATCTGAATCTCGTGATACGAAGCTTGGTCCTGAAGAAATTACTCGTGATATTCCAAACGTTGGGGAGGATGCTCTTCGCAATCTGGATGAAAGAGGAATTATTCGTACAGGTGCTGAGGTTAAGGATGGCGATCTTCTAGTAGGTAAGGTAACGCCTAAGGGTGTAACGGAGCTTACTGCGGAAGAAAGATTATTACATGCTATCTTTGGTGAAAAGGCTCGTGAAGTACGTGATACTTCCCTTCGTGTTCCACACGGCGGTGGAGGAATCGTTCTGGATGTTAAAGTCTTTAATCGAGAGGATGGAGATGAGCTGCCTCCGGGTGTAAATCAGCTTGTTCGTGTGTACATTGTTCAAAAGCGTAAAATCTCTGAAGGGGATAAGATGGCTGGACGACATGGTAACAAAGGGGTTATCTCGCGTATTTTACCAGAAGAAGATATGCCTTATATGCCAGACGGAACACCAGTTGACATTATGTTAAACCCATTAGGGGTACCATCACGTATGAACATTGGACAGGTGCTTGAGCTTCATCTTGGAATGGCTGCGAGATCTCTAGGTATTCACGTAGCATCACCTGTATTCGATGGTGCTACTGAAGAAGATGTTTGGTCTACGATTGAAGAAGCTGGAATGGCTCGTGACGCGAAAACAGTTCTTTATGACGGACGTTCCGGAGAGCCGTTTGACAACCGCGTATCTGTTGGTGTCATGTATATGATCAAGCTTGCACACATGGTTGACGACAAACTTCATGCTCGTTCGACAGGTCCATACTCTCTTGTTACACAGCAGCCGTTGGGCGGTAAAGCTCAATTCGGCGGACAGCGTTTCGGAGAGATGGAAGTATGGGCGCTTGAAGCGTATGGCGCTGCTTATACATTGCAGGAAATCTTAACGGTTAAATCGGATGATGTTGTAGGACGTGTGAAAACGTATGAAGCTATCGTCAAAGGTGAAAACGTTCCAGAGCCTGGTGTACCTGAGTCATTTAAAGTATTAATTAAAGAACTTCAGAGCCTGGGTATGGATGTTAAGATTCTTTCAGGCGATGAGGAAGAAATTGAAATGCGTGATATGGAGGATGAAGAGGATCTGCAGCAAGCTGAATCCTTCACAATTGCTCCTGAACCGCAAAACTCAGAAGCCGAAGAAGTTGTTACAAAAGAGTAGGTTACGGATAAAATTTAATATTAGTTCACAGCCTTCGCTTATTTAAGCGGGGCTGGAACATTAAAATTGCACCCCAATTGCTTTTTATGGGCAAAATGGGCATAGCCCGGAGATAAAAAGGGAGGTAGGCCCCTTGCTAGATGTAAACAATTTTGAGTATATGAAAATCGGTCTTGCTTCACCAGATAAGATCCGTTCATGGTCACATGGTGAGGTAAAAAAGCCTGAAACGATCAACTATCGTACGTTAAAACCAGAAAAAGACGGTTTATTCTGTGAGCGTATTTTCGGACCAACAAAGGACTGGGAATGTCATTGCGGAAAATATAAACGTGTACGCTATAAAGGTGTAGTCTGTGACCGATGCGGCGTTGAAGTAACGCGTGCAAAGGTACGTCGAGAAAGAATGGGTCATATTGAGCTAGCTGCTCCTGTTTCCCACATCTGGTATTTCAAAGGAATCCCAAGCAGAATGGGACTTGTTCTTGATATGTCTCCTCGTGCGCTGGAAGAAGTCATTTACTTTGCGTCTTACGTAGTGACTGATGCGGGCGACACAGCCCTTGAAAGAAAGCAATTGCTTTCAGAAAAGGAATACCGGGCATATCGTGAAAAATACGGCAATAAGTTTCAAGCTTCGATGGGTGCTGAGTCCATTAAAAAGCTTCTTTCTGATATTGATTTAAATAAAGAAGTTGATATTTTAAAAGATGAACTTAGAACCGCACAAGGACAGCGAAGAACACGTGCGATTAAGCGTTTAGAAGTACTGGAGGCTTTCCGTGGTTCAGGCAATGAGCCTTCTTGGATGATCCTTGATGTGCTCCCTGTTATCCCACCGGAGCTCCGCCCGATGGTTCAGCTTGATGGCGGCCGTTTCGCAACATCTGACCTAAATGATTTATACCGCCGTGTGATTAATAGAAATAATCGTCTAAAGCGCTTATTGGATCTTGGTGCGCCTAGTATCATTGTTCAAAACGAAAAGCGCATGCTTCAAGAAGCTGTGGATGCATTAATTGATAATGGCCGTCGCGGCAGACCTGTTACAGGGCCTGGTAACCGTCCATTAAAATCACTATCCCACATGTTAAAAGGTAAGCAAGGACGCTTCCGTCAAAACCTATTAGGGAAACGTGTTGACTACTCTGGCCGTTCGGTTATCGTTGTTGGACCTAACTTAAAGATGTATCAGTGCGGACTTCCGAAAGAAATGGCATTAGAGCTTTTCAAGCCATTCGTTATGAAAGAGTTAGTCGAGAAGGGCTTATCTCATAATATTAAATCGGCCAAACGCAAAATTGAACGTGTTCAGCCAGAGGTTTGGGATGTTTTAGAAAGTGTTATTAAAGAACATCCAGTTCTTCTTAACCGTGCCCCTACTCTTCATAGATTGGGCATTCAAGCGTTTGAACCAACATTAGTTGAAGGCCGTGCTATTCGCCTTCATCCACTCGTTTGTACAGCCTATAACGCTGACTTCGATGGTGACCAAATGGCAGTTCACGTTCCACTTTCATCAGAAGCACAAGCTGAAGCGCGTCTATTAATGCTTGCAGCCCAAAACATTCTGAATCCGAAAGATGGAAAACCAGTCGTTACTCCTTCTCAGGACATGGTATTAGGAAACTATTACCTGACTCTAGAAAGAGATGGCGCTGTTGGAGAAGGTATGATTTTCAAGGATATTAATGAAGCGTTGCTTGCGTATCAGAATGGATATGTCCACCTACATACACGTGTGGCAGTTCATGCTGGTTCTTTGAAAAATCCAACATTTACACCGGAGCAAAATCAGAAGCTTCTTATTACAACAGTAGGGAAACTTATTTTTAATGAGATTTTACCAGCGTCATTCCCTTATATAAACGAGCCTACAAGACAAAATTTAGAGGAAGAAACTCCAGCTAAATATTTTGTGGAAAAAGGGCAAGAAGTACTTTCGGTTATTCGTGAAATGCCGCTTGTGGATCCATTTAAGAAGAAGATTCTTGGTAATATTATTGCCGAAGTTTTCAAACGGTATAAAATCACTGAAACATCAAAAATGCTTGACCGCATGAAAGACCTTGGATTTAAGTACTCTACAAAAGCAGGTATTACAGTTGGTGTTTCTGATATTGTAGTACTTGGTGAAAAAGAGCAGATTATCCAAGAGGCGCAAGTAAAAGTTGATAATGTTATGAAGCAGTTTAGACGCGGTCTTATTACAGAGGATGAGCGTTATGATCGTGTTATCTCTATTTGGAGTGCTGCGAAAGACACTATTCAAGAAAAATTGATGAGATCACTAGATAAATCAAACCCAATCTTCATGATGAGTGATTCCGGAGCCCGTGGTAACGCGTCTAACTTTACCCAGTTAGCGGGTATGCGCGGACTGATGGCGAACCCGGCCGGTCGAATTATTGAGTTGCCTATTAGATCAAGTTTCCGTGAAGGCTTGACCGTATTGGAATACTTTATTTCTACTCACGGTGCTCGTAAAGGTCTAGCCGATACAGCACTAAAAACGGCGGACTCAGGTTATTTAACACGCCGACTAGTAGACGTGGCTCAAGACGTCATTGTTCGTGAAGATGATTGTGGTACAGATAGAGGCTTATTAATCAGTTCATTGAAAGACGGCACGGAAGTAATTGAAACTCTTGAAGAACGTCTAATTGGGCGACATGCAAGAAGGGCTATTAAACATCCGGAAACGAAAGAAGTAATTGTGCCTGAAAATGGTCTAATTACTGAAGATCTTGCTCAAGAGGTTACAGAAGCAAACATTGAACAAGTATGGATCCGTTCAGCATTTACTTGTAACACGCGCCACGGCGTATGTAAGAAATGTTACGGTCGCAATCTAGCAACAGGTCAAGAGGTTGAAGTAGGAGAGGCAGTAGGTATTATTGCTGCTCAATCTATCGGTGAACCTGGAACACAGTTAACGATGCGTACATTCCATACTGGAGGGGTTGCGGGAGACGATATTACACAAGGTTTGCCGCGTATCCAGGAATTGTTTGAAGCACGTAACCCTAAAGGGGTAGCTGTCATTTCTGAAATTGAAGGTGTTGTAGTAGGAATTAATGAAGGCAGAGACCGCCAGCATGAGATAGTTGTCCAAGGTGAAGTGGAATCCCGCACATACTCAGCGCCATACACTGCTCGTCTTAAAGTAGCAGTGAATGACCAAGTAGAACGCGGACAGGAGTTAACAGAGGGTTCGATTGATCCGAAGGAATTAATCAGAGTGAAGGACGTCACGGCTGTTCAAGAATACTTATTACGCGAAGTACAGAAGGTTTATCGTATGCAAGGGGTTGAAATTGGTGACAAGCACATCGAAGTAATGGTCCGCCAAATGCTTCGTAAAGTACGTGTCATTGATGCTGCTGAAACAGATGTATTGCCAGGGACTCTTCTTGACATTCATCAGTTTACAGATGCTAATGAAAAAGCGCTTCTTGCTGGTAAACTACCTGCTACAGGACGTCCAGTTTTACTGGGAATCACGAAGGCATCTCTTGAAACAGATTCATTCCTATCTGCTGCATCATTCCAAGAAACAACAAGAGTTCTTACAGATGCGGCAATTAAAGGAAAACGCGATGAGTTACTGGGATTAAAGGAAAATGTTATCATTGGTAAGCTAGTCCCAGCTG from Bacillus sp. DTU_2020_1000418_1_SI_GHA_SEK_038 includes these protein-coding regions:
- the rpoB gene encoding DNA-directed RNA polymerase subunit beta, which produces MIGQLVQYGRHRQRRSYARISEVLELPNLIEIQTSSYQWFLDEGLREMFQDISPIEDFTGNLSLEFIDYSLGDPKYSVEESKERDVTYSAPLRVKVRLVNKETGEVKDQDVFMGDFPLMTETGTFVINGAERVIVSQLVRSPSVYYSGKLDKNGKKGFTATVIPNRGAWLEYETDAKDVVYVRIDRTRKLPVTVLLRALGFGSDQEIIDLIGDNEYIRNTLEKDNTEGTDKALLEIYERLRPGEPPTVDNAKSLLVSRFFDPKRYDLANVGRYKINKKLHIKNRLFGQKLAETLVDPETGEIIAEKGVTLDRRTLDRILPNLEKNIGFKTVSLVGGVLEEDITLQSIKIYAPNEDGDKAINVIGNAYVEEAVKNISPSDIIASISYFFNLLHSVGDTDDIDHLGNRRLRSVGELLQNQFRIGLSRMERVVRERMSIQDTNTITPQQLINIRPVIASIKEFFGSSQLSQFMDQTNPLAELTHKRRLSALGPGGLTRERAGFEVRDVHYSHYGRMCPIETPEGPNIGLINSLSSFAKVNRFGFIETPYRRVDPETGKVTDRIDYLTADEEDNYVVAQANVLLADDGSFLEEEVVARFKGENTVVPRDRVDYMDVSPKQVVSAATACIPFLENDDSNRALMGANMQRQAVPLMQPEAPRVGTGMEYVSGKDSGAAVICKHEGIVEHVEAREVWVRRIVNVDGQEVKGDLDKYRMLKFIRSNQGTCYNQRPIVAVGNRVTKGEILADGPSMELGELALGRNVLVAFMTWDGYNYEDAIIMSERLVKDDVYTSIHIEEYESESRDTKLGPEEITRDIPNVGEDALRNLDERGIIRTGAEVKDGDLLVGKVTPKGVTELTAEERLLHAIFGEKAREVRDTSLRVPHGGGGIVLDVKVFNREDGDELPPGVNQLVRVYIVQKRKISEGDKMAGRHGNKGVISRILPEEDMPYMPDGTPVDIMLNPLGVPSRMNIGQVLELHLGMAARSLGIHVASPVFDGATEEDVWSTIEEAGMARDAKTVLYDGRSGEPFDNRVSVGVMYMIKLAHMVDDKLHARSTGPYSLVTQQPLGGKAQFGGQRFGEMEVWALEAYGAAYTLQEILTVKSDDVVGRVKTYEAIVKGENVPEPGVPESFKVLIKELQSLGMDVKILSGDEEEIEMRDMEDEEDLQQAESFTIAPEPQNSEAEEVVTKE
- the rpoC gene encoding DNA-directed RNA polymerase subunit beta'; protein product: MLDVNNFEYMKIGLASPDKIRSWSHGEVKKPETINYRTLKPEKDGLFCERIFGPTKDWECHCGKYKRVRYKGVVCDRCGVEVTRAKVRRERMGHIELAAPVSHIWYFKGIPSRMGLVLDMSPRALEEVIYFASYVVTDAGDTALERKQLLSEKEYRAYREKYGNKFQASMGAESIKKLLSDIDLNKEVDILKDELRTAQGQRRTRAIKRLEVLEAFRGSGNEPSWMILDVLPVIPPELRPMVQLDGGRFATSDLNDLYRRVINRNNRLKRLLDLGAPSIIVQNEKRMLQEAVDALIDNGRRGRPVTGPGNRPLKSLSHMLKGKQGRFRQNLLGKRVDYSGRSVIVVGPNLKMYQCGLPKEMALELFKPFVMKELVEKGLSHNIKSAKRKIERVQPEVWDVLESVIKEHPVLLNRAPTLHRLGIQAFEPTLVEGRAIRLHPLVCTAYNADFDGDQMAVHVPLSSEAQAEARLLMLAAQNILNPKDGKPVVTPSQDMVLGNYYLTLERDGAVGEGMIFKDINEALLAYQNGYVHLHTRVAVHAGSLKNPTFTPEQNQKLLITTVGKLIFNEILPASFPYINEPTRQNLEEETPAKYFVEKGQEVLSVIREMPLVDPFKKKILGNIIAEVFKRYKITETSKMLDRMKDLGFKYSTKAGITVGVSDIVVLGEKEQIIQEAQVKVDNVMKQFRRGLITEDERYDRVISIWSAAKDTIQEKLMRSLDKSNPIFMMSDSGARGNASNFTQLAGMRGLMANPAGRIIELPIRSSFREGLTVLEYFISTHGARKGLADTALKTADSGYLTRRLVDVAQDVIVREDDCGTDRGLLISSLKDGTEVIETLEERLIGRHARRAIKHPETKEVIVPENGLITEDLAQEVTEANIEQVWIRSAFTCNTRHGVCKKCYGRNLATGQEVEVGEAVGIIAAQSIGEPGTQLTMRTFHTGGVAGDDITQGLPRIQELFEARNPKGVAVISEIEGVVVGINEGRDRQHEIVVQGEVESRTYSAPYTARLKVAVNDQVERGQELTEGSIDPKELIRVKDVTAVQEYLLREVQKVYRMQGVEIGDKHIEVMVRQMLRKVRVIDAAETDVLPGTLLDIHQFTDANEKALLAGKLPATGRPVLLGITKASLETDSFLSAASFQETTRVLTDAAIKGKRDELLGLKENVIIGKLVPAGTGMQRYRRAEPYTKEEAAEDALPVE